Sequence from the Nocardioides exalbidus genome:
GCGGATCCACGACGTGTGGCCCGCCATGTACTCGCCGGCCGCCTTGCCCTCCAGGACCCGTGCGGCGCCGGCGAAGAACCGGAGCTGGTCGACCATCGGCGGGATCTCCTCGCTCGCGGTGAGCGCCTTGATCTTGCCGGTGTTCTCGGACTCGAGGTCGATGAGCTCCTCGGCGTGGGCCTCGATCGAGTCCGCGAGCTTGAGCAGCGCCAACTGGCGCTCGCTGGGCGTCGTGCTGCCCCACTCCTCGAACGCCGCGCCGGCTGCCGCGTAGGCCGCGTCGACCTCCTCGCCGCCGCTGACCGGAGCCTGGGCCACGACCCCGCCGGTGGCGGGGTTGACCACGTCGCTGGTCGAGCCGGCACCGGGGACGTAGGCGCCACCGATGAAGTTGCGGAGCGTGCGAGGGCTGGTCACGAGGGGTCCTCCCGATCGGGTGCGGTGCTGGGAGACTAGGACGGGTGCGGGACCGAACTCCATAGTTGTCCGCAACAAAAGTGCGGTAATCGCAGATTTAACGAGTCTGAAATGCGGATTCCGCGCAAGTCGGCTTGCGGAGAAGGCGGCGCGCACCCCACCATGGGGCCCATGACCGAGCCATCTGTGCGCCTCGATGCGACCGCCAAGCGCATCATCGAGCTGCTCCAGGAGGACGGCCGGATCTCCTACGCCGCCATCGCGAAGGCGGTCGGCCTGTCCGAGGCCGCCGCCCGGGCGCGGGTCCAGAAGCTGCTCGACTCCGAGGTGATGCAGGTCGTCGCGGTCACCGATCCGACGCAGGTCGGGTTCACCCGCCAGGCGATGATCGGCGTGCGCACCGAGGGCGACCCGATGAAGGTGGGCGACCGCCTCGCCGAGGTGCGCGAGGTCGACTACGTCGTCACCACCGCCGGCAGCTTCGACCTCCTCGTCGAGGTCGTGTGCGAGGACGATCCCCACCTGCTCGACGTCATCCGCCAGATCCGAGAGCTCGACGGCGTGGTCTCCTCCGAGACCTTCGTCTACCTCAAGCTCAACAAGCAGCACTACAACTGGGGCACCCGATGAGCACCGATCCGTCCTTCGACTATCAGACCGCCGGTCGCGACCACCTGTGGCTGCACTTCACCCGGCACTCGACCTACGAGAACGGCGGCGAGATGCCGCTGATCGTGAAGGGGGAGGGCCACAGGATCTGGGACAGCCACGGTCGCGAGTACATCGACGGCCTCGCGGGCCTCTTCGTCGTCCAGGTCGGCCACGGCCGCGAGGAGCTCGCCGAGGCGGCCGCCCGGCAGGCGAAGGAGCTCGCCTTCTTCCCGCTCTGGTCCTTCGCGCACCCGAAGGCCGTCGAGCTCGCCGACCGGATCGCCTCGATGGCACCCGGCGACCTCAACCGCGTCTTCTTCACCACCGGCGGCGGCGAGGCGGTCGAGTCGGCCTGGAAGCTGGCCAAGCAGTACTTCAAGCTCACCGGCAAGCCCAACAAGCACAAGGTGATCTCGCGGGCCGTCGCCTACCACGGCACCCCGCAGGGCGCGCTCTCCATCACCGGCATCCCGCCGCTGAAGGAGATGTTCGAGCCGCTGGTCCCGGGCGCGCACAAGGTGCCCAACACGAACTTCTACCGCCGTCCCGACTACGTCGGCGACGACGAGAAGGCCTTCGGCCGCTGGGCCGCCGACCGGATCGCCGAGGCCATCGAGTTCGAGGGCCCCGACACGGTCGCCGCCGTCTTCCTCGAGCCCGTCCAGAACGCCGGCGGGTGCTTCCCGCCGCCGCCCGGCTACTTCGAGCGGGTCCGCGAGATCTGCGACGAGTACGACGTCCTGCTCGTCTCCGACGAGGTCATCTGCGCCTTCGGCCGCGTGGGGGAGATGTTCGGCGCCTCCGAGTTCGGCTACCAGCCCGACATCATCACCTGCGCCAAGGGCATGACCTCGGGCTACTCGCCGATCGGCGCGATGATCGCCAGCGACCGGCTCTTCGAGCCCTTCAAGTCCGGCACCACGTCCTACGCCCACGGCTACACGTTCGGCGGGCACCCCGTGTCCTCGGCCGTCGCGATGGCCAACCTCGACATCTTCGAGCGCGAGGGGCTCAACGCCCACGTGCAGCAGAACGCCCCGGCGTTCCGCGCCACCCTGGAGAAGCTGCTCGACATCCCGATCGTCGGCGACGTCCGTGGCCACGGCTACTTCTACGGCATCGAGCTGGTGAAGGACCGCGAGACCAAGGAGACCTTCGACGAGGCGGAGTCCGAGCGGCTCCTGCGCGGCTACCTCTCGGGTGCGCTCTGGGAGGCCGGGCTCTACTGCCGCGCCGACGACCGCGGCGACCCGGTCATCCAGCTCGCGCCGCCGCTGATCATCGGCCAGCCCGAGTTCGACGACATCGAGCAGCGCCTCCGCTCGGTGCTGACGGGAGCCCTCGCCCACCTCTGACATGGGCGCTCGCCTCGATGTGACCGGCCCCGGGTGAGCGGGGGAGGATGCCTCGCGTGAACGACGTCGTCCGCCCCGCTCGCCCGCACCACAAGCTCACCGAGGACGGGCGTCGCATGCGCGAGGTCCTCACCTACTCCCGGCGCGGCAGTCGCTTCACCCCGCGGCAGGCCGAGTCGTGGGCGGCGCACCAGGCCGACTGGGTGATCCCGGAGGAGGCCGTGGACAGGCCCGGCTTCTCGCTCGCCGAGCGGTTCGGCCGCGAGGCGCCGCTGATCGTGGAGATCGGCTCCGGCATCGGCGAGGCCACGGCGGTGCTGGCCGCCGCCCGGCCGGACCACAACGTGCTCGCCCTCGAGGTCTGGCTGCCGGGAGTCGCGGACTCGCTGTGGCGGGTGGCCGAGGCCGGCGCCGACAACGTCCGGTTCTGCTCGGTCGACGCCGTCTGGTCGCTCGAGCACCTGCTGGCGCCGTCGAGCCTCGCCGAGCTGTGGACGTTCTTCCCCGACCCGTGGCGCAAGACCAAGCACCACAAGCGCCGCCTGGTGAACCCGGCCAACGCCGCGCTCGTCTCCTCGAGGCTCGTGCCCGGCGGGGCATGGCGGCTCGCGACCGACTGGGCCGACTACGCCGAGCAGATGCGCGAGGTGCTCGACGCCGAGCCGACGCTGGAGGGCGGTCCGGTCGAGCGCTGGGCCGAGCGCCCGGTCACCCGCTTCGAGCGCAAGGGCGTCGAGGTCGGCCGCGACATCGTCGACTACGTCTACCGCCGCACGAACTGAGGCTCAGCCACCCAGGAGCGCGAGCTCCTCGTCGACGTAGGGGTCGACCTCGCCGATCGCGTCGAGCTCGTCCTTGAGCGCCCGCTGGATGTCCCGTGCCCGCTCGGTCTCGCCCAGGAGGCGGAGGGTCCACCCGACCATCCAGCGCGCGACGCGGGTACGCGCCGGGTCGCCGATCCGCATGCGTGCCTCCAGTGCCTCCTCGAACGCCACCAGTGCGGCCTCGTGGTCGCCCGCATCCGCGTGGACCATCCCGATGTTGTGGAGCAGCGACGCGTCCCAGTCGAGGGCGACGGGGGAGGAGGCGGCCCGCGCGCGGTCCAGGGCCACCTGCTGGGCCGCCAGCCGGTCCGGGGGGCTCGACCACGAGCGCCACCATGTGGAGGGCGTCCACCTCGAGCTCCTCGAGGCCCGCCTCCGCCGCGGCCCGCGCCGCCTGCTCGAACAGCGGCCGCGACCCGGCCTCGTCACCCGCCGAGCGCAGCAACCGGCCCCGCTCGAGCGCGACCCGGACGACGCCCTCCGGGTCGGCCGCCTCGATCGCGTCGAGCACGGCGTGCCCGTCGGCGTACCTCTCCTGCAGCCCGAGCGCGCGTGCCACCTGCGTCATGGCGTACGCCGCCGACGGGTCGCCGGCCGTCGCGGCGAGGGCCCGGAAGCGCTCCTCGGAGCCGGCGGGGTCGTCGAAGTCCCAGAGGTCGTGGAGGGCCGGTGCCATGTCGGGAGCGTAGGACGCACCTATCCTCCTGTCATGGGACGAGTCACGCGCGCGGGAGCGGTGCTCTGCGCGACCGCGCTGCTCGTGACCGGGTGCTCGGGCTCCACGGGTGGGACGGACGAGCCCGCCCCGTCCGGTGCGAGCACCGGTGCGACGGCGGACCCGACGGACGCGTTGCGCGAGCGCTGCGGCTCGGCGATGCCCGACGACGCCGACCTCGAGGCGATCACCCTCACCGGTGCGGCGGGGGCTGGGATCGAGGCCGCCCGCATCGGTCCGGCCGACGCCACGACCGTGGCCGTGCTGCTGCCGCAGATCAACGGGATGTGCGGCTGGGGACGGTGGGCGACGTTCGCGCAGGACGCGGGACTGACCTCGCTGCTCGTCAACCCCTGCGGCTACGGCGAGTCGGTCTGCACCCCCGAGCAGGACGCCGACCCGCTCGAGGAGGTGTCCGCGGCCGTCCGGCTCGCCCGCGAGGACCTCGGTGCTCGCCGCGTCGTCCTCCTCGGCACCTCGATGGGCGGTTCGCTCACGGTGATGGCGGTCGCCGCCGGCGCGGACGTCGACGCCTGGGCGGACATCTCGGGTCCGTCGTCGTGGGAGGGGGTCGAGCTGGTCTCCCTGGCGGGCGACCTCCCTGCGGCCGGGTTGGTCGTGATGGCGCCGAGCGACGGCCGGGCGGCCTTCCGCGACGCGGGCGCGCTCGCGCGCACGGCGGGCGTACGCTTCCTCCCGGGCAGCGACGGCCACGGCTGGGACCTCCTCGTCGACCCCGTCGACCACCGGGTGACGGCCATCGGCAGGCGTCTGCTGGCGCTCGCCGAGGGCTGAGGTCGCCCGCGGACATTCCGATTTGGCGTGGACGTGCGGAGTCTGTCAAGATGTTCCGGTTGCTCCGGCGGGTCGCCGGGGACGGCACACCTTGACTTCTGAATCGCGTCTCCTTGATCGAGCCAGTCGTCTGCGTGCGCCGCACCAGATCATTCCGGTGATCGGAGACCCGACCAGATCC
This genomic interval carries:
- a CDS encoding Lrp/AsnC family transcriptional regulator, producing the protein MTEPSVRLDATAKRIIELLQEDGRISYAAIAKAVGLSEAAARARVQKLLDSEVMQVVAVTDPTQVGFTRQAMIGVRTEGDPMKVGDRLAEVREVDYVVTTAGSFDLLVEVVCEDDPHLLDVIRQIRELDGVVSSETFVYLKLNKQHYNWGTR
- a CDS encoding aspartate aminotransferase family protein, translated to MSTDPSFDYQTAGRDHLWLHFTRHSTYENGGEMPLIVKGEGHRIWDSHGREYIDGLAGLFVVQVGHGREELAEAAARQAKELAFFPLWSFAHPKAVELADRIASMAPGDLNRVFFTTGGGEAVESAWKLAKQYFKLTGKPNKHKVISRAVAYHGTPQGALSITGIPPLKEMFEPLVPGAHKVPNTNFYRRPDYVGDDEKAFGRWAADRIAEAIEFEGPDTVAAVFLEPVQNAGGCFPPPPGYFERVREICDEYDVLLVSDEVICAFGRVGEMFGASEFGYQPDIITCAKGMTSGYSPIGAMIASDRLFEPFKSGTTSYAHGYTFGGHPVSSAVAMANLDIFEREGLNAHVQQNAPAFRATLEKLLDIPIVGDVRGHGYFYGIELVKDRETKETFDEAESERLLRGYLSGALWEAGLYCRADDRGDPVIQLAPPLIIGQPEFDDIEQRLRSVLTGALAHL
- a CDS encoding alpha/beta hydrolase family protein — protein: MGRVTRAGAVLCATALLVTGCSGSTGGTDEPAPSGASTGATADPTDALRERCGSAMPDDADLEAITLTGAAGAGIEAARIGPADATTVAVLLPQINGMCGWGRWATFAQDAGLTSLLVNPCGYGESVCTPEQDADPLEEVSAAVRLAREDLGARRVVLLGTSMGGSLTVMAVAAGADVDAWADISGPSSWEGVELVSLAGDLPAAGLVVMAPSDGRAAFRDAGALARTAGVRFLPGSDGHGWDLLVDPVDHRVTAIGRRLLALAEG
- the trmB gene encoding tRNA (guanine(46)-N(7))-methyltransferase TrmB; amino-acid sequence: MNDVVRPARPHHKLTEDGRRMREVLTYSRRGSRFTPRQAESWAAHQADWVIPEEAVDRPGFSLAERFGREAPLIVEIGSGIGEATAVLAAARPDHNVLALEVWLPGVADSLWRVAEAGADNVRFCSVDAVWSLEHLLAPSSLAELWTFFPDPWRKTKHHKRRLVNPANAALVSSRLVPGGAWRLATDWADYAEQMREVLDAEPTLEGGPVERWAERPVTRFERKGVEVGRDIVDYVYRRTN
- a CDS encoding tetratricopeptide repeat protein; the encoded protein is MALDRARAASSPVALDWDASLLHNIGMVHADAGDHEAALVAFEEALEARMRIGDPARTRVARWMVGWTLRLLGETERARDIQRALKDELDAIGEVDPYVDEELALLGG